The Neorhodopirellula lusitana genome contains a region encoding:
- a CDS encoding family 16 glycoside hydrolase, giving the protein MLLRNLTRFRTASLCLVALAGSVLASNSSDAADGQPLKTLLIDGQNNHAWQITTPLIQATLESGGLCEVTVVTSPGKKQDLSDFNPTFEGYDVVVSNYNGKPWNEATQKAFEAYVSGGGGFVTVHAADNSFPNWDAYNKMIGLGGWGGRTEKDGPLVRWKEDQQKFTRDNSPGKGGTHGRRKPFQIVVREKNHPITEGLPPSFMQVADELYGRLRGPAANMTVLATAYSNPQTGGTGEHEPILMTIDYGKGRVFHTTLGHDLPAMNGLAFQTSLRRGTQWAANGTVSLPAVSGKVLTSKDAASGEPANAAQAEATSPAGADAAMTGPPSLEANDWVSLFDGKSLSGWTQKNGTASYRVEDGAIVGKTATGSPNSFLCSDKNYTDFELTFEVNVDKALNSGVQIRSKTREEGGRVYGPQVEIEGNPGESGYIYGEATGRGWITKEQPIKDAYQNDQFNRFRVRAVGDRIQTWVNDTKIADIVDPESAREGFLGLQVHGIPKNAGPYEVRWKDIRVRSLK; this is encoded by the coding sequence ATGCTCTTACGGAATCTCACCCGCTTTCGAACCGCGAGCCTTTGCCTGGTTGCCTTGGCCGGCAGTGTGCTCGCTTCCAACTCCAGCGATGCCGCCGACGGACAACCGCTGAAGACGCTCTTGATTGATGGTCAAAACAACCATGCTTGGCAAATCACCACACCACTGATCCAAGCGACACTGGAATCCGGCGGGTTGTGCGAAGTAACCGTGGTGACATCGCCTGGAAAGAAACAAGACCTGTCCGACTTCAATCCAACCTTCGAAGGCTACGACGTCGTCGTTTCTAATTACAACGGCAAGCCTTGGAATGAAGCGACGCAAAAAGCGTTCGAAGCCTATGTGTCCGGCGGTGGCGGTTTTGTGACCGTTCACGCAGCCGACAACTCGTTCCCAAACTGGGACGCCTACAACAAAATGATCGGCCTAGGCGGATGGGGTGGCCGAACTGAAAAAGACGGTCCCCTTGTACGCTGGAAAGAAGACCAACAGAAATTCACTCGCGATAACTCGCCAGGCAAGGGTGGCACTCACGGTCGACGGAAACCGTTCCAGATTGTTGTCCGTGAAAAGAATCACCCTATCACCGAAGGACTACCACCTTCCTTCATGCAAGTGGCCGACGAACTGTACGGACGACTTCGCGGCCCAGCGGCCAACATGACCGTCCTCGCCACCGCCTACAGCAATCCCCAAACTGGCGGAACCGGCGAGCACGAGCCGATCTTGATGACGATCGACTACGGCAAGGGACGTGTCTTCCACACCACGCTCGGCCACGACCTACCCGCCATGAACGGGCTGGCATTTCAAACGTCGCTGCGTCGTGGAACACAATGGGCCGCCAACGGCACCGTCAGCTTGCCCGCCGTCAGTGGGAAAGTCCTGACCTCCAAAGACGCTGCTTCCGGCGAACCCGCCAACGCGGCCCAAGCCGAAGCCACCTCACCCGCGGGCGCCGATGCAGCGATGACCGGCCCACCCAGCCTCGAAGCGAACGATTGGGTTTCGTTGTTTGACGGCAAATCGCTCAGCGGCTGGACTCAAAAGAACGGCACCGCGTCGTACCGAGTCGAAGACGGAGCCATCGTGGGCAAGACCGCAACGGGCAGCCCCAATTCGTTTCTATGCAGCGACAAGAACTACACCGATTTCGAACTGACCTTCGAAGTCAACGTGGACAAGGCACTCAACAGTGGCGTGCAAATTCGTTCCAAGACGCGTGAAGAGGGCGGCCGGGTCTACGGGCCTCAAGTTGAGATCGAAGGAAACCCCGGCGAATCGGGCTACATCTACGGAGAAGCGACCGGCCGCGGCTGGATCACGAAAGAGCAACCGATCAAGGACGCCTACCAAAACGATCAGTTCAATCGCTTCCGAGTTCGCGCCGTTGGTGATCGCATCCAGACCTGGGTGAACGACACCAAAATCGCCGACATCGTCGACCCCGAGTCGGCTCGTGAAGGTTTTCTCGGCCTGCAAGTCCACGGCATCCCCAAAAACGCAGGCCCCTACGAAGTTCGCTGGAAAGACATCCGCGTCCGTTCGCTGAAGTAA